The following proteins come from a genomic window of Miscanthus floridulus cultivar M001 chromosome 2, ASM1932011v1, whole genome shotgun sequence:
- the LOC136537181 gene encoding uncharacterized protein translates to MEGGAPKASFADVATGQASVSASPAPSVARGAALEELPSPERSTSLEVSAGTSRSLVRVAALDEVAEEREWGSVHMEVGDMVSALTTMLGSMRGIVAPIGQVLMACSRENSQLLAKETRWSEGLATQLAAAHQEVAELAPTTQEVTDLQVREKDARDNARKVEEKLVALIERARMDALEAERLWKERDDLLWAIEVLRTGTEPTCQERTNAQQQVSHLEELWRERDLKVAVEGVSIGFAVEVGQRQEEVQRLEAKVTQQRDEVCRLWVDVDSLDDKLRAEVVKSRGLEKELSEVKDTL, encoded by the exons ATGGAAGGGGGCGCACCCAAGGCATCCTTCGCGGATGTGGCGACAGGGCAGGCCTCCGTGTCTGCTTCACCTGCCCCCTCTGTCGCTAGAGGAGCCGCTCTAGAGGAGCTACCGTCGCCAGAGAGGTCAACATCGCTTGAGGTCAGCGCAGGGACATCCCGGTCTCTGGTCCGAGTGGCTGCCCTTGATGAAGTggcagaggagagggaatgggggagcgtccacatggaggttggggacATGGTTAGCGCCTTGACCACCATGTTGGGCTCGATGCGTGGTATTGTCGCCCCgattggccag GTCCTTATGGCCTGCAGCCGAGAGAATTCCCAACTCCTTGCTAAGGAGACACGATGGAGTGAGGGGCTGGCCACACAGCTCGCTGCCGCCcatcaggaggtggctgagcttgcccctaccACCCAGGAGGTGACTGACCTCCAagtcagggagaaggacgctCGCGACAATGCCCGCAAGGTCGAGGAGAAGCTTGTGGCCCTAATCGAGAGGGCACGCATGGATGCCTTGGAGGCTGAACGGCtatggaaggagcgggatgatttGCTCTGGGCCATAGAGGTGCTCCGTACGGGGACTGAACCGACTTGCCAGGAGCGCACCAATGCTCAGCAGCAGGTCAGTCACCTCGAGGAGCTCTGGAgggagagggacctgaaggttgcAGTCGAGGGCGTGTCCATCGGGTTCGCTGTGGAGGTCGGGCAGCGCCAAGAGGAGGTCCAGCGCTTGGAGGCCAAGGTGACCCAGCAGCGTGATGAGGTGTGCAGGCTTTGGGTAGACGTGGATA GTCTTGATGATAAGCTCAGggcagaggtggtgaagagccgcggcctggagaaggagctcagcgaggtgaaggacaccctctag
- the LOC136531387 gene encoding protein LAZ1 homolog 1-like produces MALKNVIRFILVLAHVSSCLARSGNMFSPGFISASRPLPSWPILSAGTSVTVALVLSLFLTFEHLCAYHQPEEQKFMIGLILMVPVYAVQSFFSLLDSNVAFICELMRDCYEAFAMYCFERYLIACLGGEESTIRFMEGRLQISESSPLLDMDYDYGIVKHPFPLSCFMRNWYLGPDFYHAVKIGIVQYMILKPICAVLAIFFELLGIYGEGKFGWKYGYPYLAVVLNFSQTWALYCLIQFYTATKEKLEPIKPLSKFLTFKSIVFLTWWQGVAVAFLFSTGLFNGHLAQRFQTRIQDYIICLEMGVAAVVHLKVFPAKPYSRGERSVRNVAVMSDYASLGAPDPEEIGGGIDSLTVLQTPATKDRRLSFSQSVRDVVLGSGEIMVDDVKYTVSHVVEPMERSFTKINKTIHQISENVKQLEKQKRKAKDDSHLIPLEPWSEEFSEAHDHVVGGSVSDSGLAKTRYNRISNRPRRSFESRLRRWF; encoded by the exons ATGGCACTGAAAAATGTGATCCGTTTCATTTTGGTGCTGGCCCATGTGAGCAGTTGTCTGGCTCGATCAGGGAACATGTTCTCTCCTGGCTTCATTTCAGCATCAAGGCCATTACCAAGCTGGCCAATTTTGAGTGCAGGAACATCTGTAACTGTGGCTCTTGTTCTGTCGTTGTTTCTAACCTTTGAGCATCTGTGTGCATACCATCAACCTGAG GAGCAAAAATTCATGATTGGTCTGATTCTGATGGTTCCAGTATATGCTGTTCAATCA TTCTTTTCATTACTGGATTCGAATGTCGCATTCATCTGTGAACTGATGCGTGACTGTTACGAGGCATTTGCCATGTATTGTTTTGAGAGATATTTGATAGCATGCTTAG GTGGGGAGGAAAGTACCATTAGGTTTATGGAGGGTCGGCTCCAAATAAGTGAGAGCTCACCTCTGCTAGATATGGATTATGATTATGGCATTGTGAAGCATCCTTTCCCATTGAGCTGCTTTATGAGAAATTGGTACCTTGGTCCCGACTTCTACCATGCTGTGAAGATTGGTATTGTGCAATAT ATGATCCTCAAACCTATCTGTGCTGTCTTGGCAATTTTCTTTGAACTTCTTGGAATCTATGGAGAAGGAAAGTTTGGGTGGAAATACGG GTATCCATATTTGGCTGTTGTCCTAAATTTCAGCCAGACATGGGCATTATATTGTCTTATACAGTTTTATACTGCTACCAAGGAGAAGCTGGAACCTATAAAGCCTCTGTCCAAGTTTCTTACTTTCAAATCTATTGTGTTTTTGACCTGGTGGCAGGGTGTTGCTGTTGCGTTTCTTTTCTCAACTGGACTTTTTAATGGACATTTGGCACAAAGGTTTCAAACACGTATCCAGGATTACATTATATGCCTTGAG ATGGGGGTTGCTGCAGTGGTCCATTTAAAAGTCTTTCCAGCTAAACCTTACAGCCGTGGGGAAAGAAGTGTTCGCAATGTGGCTGTCATGTCTGATTATGCATCACTGGGAGCTCCAGATCCTGAAGAAATCGGAGGAGGGATTGACAGCTTAACAGTCTTGCAAACTCCTGCCACTAAAGACAGGCGGTTGAGTTTTTCTCAGAGTGTTCGTGATGTTGTGTTGGGCAGCGGTGAAATC ATGGTTGATGACGTCAAATATACAGTTTCCCATGTCGTGGAGCCTATGGAGCGGAGTTTTACAAAGATAAATAAGACAATTCATCAAATCTCAGAAAACGTCAAGCAGCTTGAGAAGCAAAAGAGGAAGGCAAAGGATGACAGTCATCTTATTCCCCTAGAACCATGGTCAGAGGAATTTTCAGAAGCTCATGATCATGTTGTGGGCGGTAGTGTCAGTGATAGCGGATTGGCTAAGACAAGGTACAACAGGATCTCAAATAGGCCCCGGAGGTCATTTGAGTCCAGATTGCGCAGATGGTTCTAG